A section of the Bacillus pumilus genome encodes:
- a CDS encoding phage tail terminator family protein: MNQEVGSIMHYCYKQFPVKVYEKEIPEQFQVPSMYFPAAWTNTKNDTVTTFLKTYTLHIKVFHKDSGQAHDAAETIVDALSADRNIIQMVSEEGEPLDDYVRIKRAETRIADQGVATIILSWDSAYWYNRDAQPSLDDINFSDGVIKSGQE; encoded by the coding sequence ATGAATCAAGAAGTCGGCTCCATCATGCATTATTGTTACAAGCAGTTTCCGGTGAAAGTATATGAAAAAGAGATTCCTGAACAGTTTCAGGTCCCTTCAATGTACTTTCCAGCAGCATGGACAAACACAAAAAACGATACTGTTACAACGTTCCTCAAAACATACACGCTGCATATTAAAGTGTTTCACAAGGATTCGGGGCAGGCTCATGATGCGGCAGAAACCATCGTTGATGCCTTATCAGCGGATCGGAATATCATTCAGATGGTCAGTGAAGAAGGTGAACCACTTGATGATTATGTCCGCATTAAGAGGGCTGAAACAAGGATTGCTGATCAAGGTGTGGCAACGATCATCCTCTCATGGGATAGTGCCTATTGGTACAACCGAGACGCGCAGCCAAGCCTTGATGACATAAATTTTTCAGATGGGGTGATAAAAAGTGGCCAAGAATAA
- a CDS encoding phage portal protein, whose product MTKHVKATVFKADISQTTKQIHDDGFNYEADDVIEPPYNITELKQIAEYSTILQQCIDAYKTNILGFGLGIEYVFDFNAEDAPEGKKGAAEKEWTRLEELVRYMNYDEAAEVVLGYVIEDRERTGNGFLEVLRNGTGQPAGIEYLDAQHMRICKIGDPVEIDFKYTDHGQVKSLKRMKRFRKYVQQINTKKVFFKEYGDPRTMNAATGEYSEKTPPELVASEVIHFKIGSGTYGVPRWIGNIVNMYGARKAEELNYLYFKQGRHVPAAITVENGMLSEASYEQLQEYMNGIEGSDNAHKFLLLEVEGIPKKKKDEVSNDEDPAPVKVEIKSLAEILQEDALFLEYDEKTRNKIRSSFRLPPIYTGESQDYNKATADTARKTTEEQVFQPERMIITGKLNTLFLPDLDLWHVRLILNGPDFRDPLEIAKVLTPFIQAGAVSPNDLRDLAGRILGKTLEEWPEEEYHRPIEAKPKASTSLLDTVFQKSAGSQEDLIHLLKDLRDELEEIRK is encoded by the coding sequence ATGACAAAACATGTGAAAGCAACTGTGTTTAAAGCAGACATCTCTCAAACTACCAAACAAATTCATGACGATGGCTTTAATTATGAGGCTGATGACGTTATCGAGCCGCCGTACAATATCACAGAGCTTAAACAAATAGCTGAGTATTCTACCATTCTTCAGCAATGCATCGATGCGTATAAAACCAACATTCTAGGTTTCGGCTTAGGAATTGAATATGTCTTTGATTTCAACGCTGAGGATGCACCAGAAGGAAAGAAAGGCGCTGCTGAAAAAGAATGGACGAGGCTTGAGGAGCTTGTGCGATACATGAACTATGATGAAGCAGCCGAAGTGGTTCTAGGATATGTGATAGAAGATCGGGAGCGGACAGGGAATGGCTTTCTTGAAGTGTTACGTAATGGCACAGGGCAACCAGCAGGGATTGAATATTTAGATGCTCAACACATGCGAATATGTAAGATAGGCGATCCTGTCGAGATCGACTTTAAATATACAGATCATGGTCAAGTCAAATCCCTCAAAAGAATGAAGCGGTTCAGAAAGTATGTTCAGCAGATAAACACTAAAAAAGTATTCTTCAAAGAGTACGGAGATCCAAGAACAATGAACGCTGCTACGGGAGAATATAGCGAAAAAACTCCCCCTGAACTTGTAGCAAGCGAAGTCATCCACTTTAAGATTGGCAGCGGTACATATGGTGTTCCTCGTTGGATTGGTAACATCGTCAATATGTACGGTGCGCGTAAAGCTGAAGAGCTGAACTATCTGTACTTTAAACAAGGTCGTCATGTGCCGGCTGCAATTACTGTAGAGAATGGAATGCTATCTGAAGCATCATATGAACAGCTGCAAGAGTACATGAATGGCATCGAGGGTTCAGACAATGCACATAAATTCCTTTTGCTTGAAGTCGAAGGGATTCCTAAAAAGAAAAAGGACGAAGTAAGCAATGATGAAGACCCTGCACCTGTGAAAGTTGAAATAAAATCACTGGCCGAGATTCTTCAGGAGGATGCACTCTTTTTGGAATACGATGAGAAGACGAGAAACAAGATACGTTCTTCATTCCGTCTGCCGCCGATCTACACAGGCGAATCACAGGATTATAACAAGGCCACAGCTGACACCGCTCGGAAGACAACTGAAGAGCAGGTATTTCAGCCAGAAAGAATGATCATCACTGGCAAGCTCAATACGCTATTTCTTCCTGATCTCGATCTCTGGCATGTGCGACTAATATTAAATGGTCCTGACTTTCGTGATCCGCTCGAAATTGCAAAGGTTCTTACACCGTTTATTCAGGCAGGAGCGGTTTCACCGAATGACCTGCGTGATCTGGCTGGCCGTATTCTAGGAAAAACATTAGAAGAATGGCCAGAGGAAGAATACCACCGACCAATTGAAGCGAAGCCAAAGGCATCAACTAGCTTGCTTGATACGGTTTTTCAGAAGTCTGCGGGTTCCCAGGAAGATTTGATCCATCTCTTAAAAGACCTTAGGGATGAACTAGAGGAGATCCGCAAATGA
- a CDS encoding DUF3599 family protein: MSYQSLLTDRCDIFHLKNEQLSKDRYGIPVQDAQPVFSYPDEPDQVDQACYFTERNQNITQQEPNATIHQSYLVHFPITADVRLNDKVVWEGVTLKLQKPRRIKNHHIEVVAMRSESL; the protein is encoded by the coding sequence ATGAGCTATCAATCATTGCTAACGGATCGATGCGATATTTTCCACTTAAAGAATGAGCAGCTGTCAAAAGATCGCTATGGAATACCTGTTCAAGATGCGCAGCCTGTCTTTTCATATCCTGATGAGCCTGATCAAGTTGATCAAGCATGTTACTTCACAGAGAGAAATCAAAACATCACACAGCAGGAGCCAAACGCAACCATTCATCAATCGTACCTTGTTCATTTTCCTATTACCGCCGATGTCCGCCTGAACGATAAAGTGGTATGGGAAGGTGTGACATTGAAACTCCAAAAGCCCAGACGGATCAAAAACCATCATATTGAGGTGGTAGCGATGAGGAGTGAAAGCCTATGA
- a CDS encoding phage major capsid protein, whose translation MRNKDVINKAEVTLGTLKTGGLMNPTQASTFIRMVQNTPTLLQDARVIPMESDSQKIEKIGFGQRILRAGEEGKALDAKDRVAPTTSTVQLTAKEVIAEVNITYDTLENNIEGDNLQNTIMQMLAERAAVDIEELILNGNTASSDAYLAQLDGIRKQAESHIVDVAGEPLTRQVFKQGYKAVPSKYLRIPQEFRFYTSPGQEVEWKDKVADRQTNLGDAAVQGGLSSAFGVPVKGIANMQPYEMGEDGTDVSDILLTHPKNIILGFSRNIRIEVDKDIRRRKFIIVLTAKLDSKFEEEDAVAKIIKVKE comes from the coding sequence GTGAGAAATAAAGATGTAATTAACAAAGCGGAAGTGACGCTTGGTACATTAAAGACAGGCGGTCTCATGAATCCGACGCAAGCATCTACATTTATTCGTATGGTGCAAAACACACCAACCCTGCTGCAAGATGCACGTGTCATTCCAATGGAAAGCGATTCGCAAAAGATTGAAAAAATCGGTTTTGGTCAACGTATCTTGCGTGCAGGAGAAGAAGGCAAAGCGCTTGATGCAAAAGATCGAGTTGCACCAACAACAAGCACTGTTCAGCTAACTGCAAAAGAAGTCATCGCTGAAGTAAATATCACATATGATACGTTGGAGAACAATATTGAGGGTGACAATTTACAAAATACTATCATGCAAATGCTCGCTGAGCGTGCAGCCGTTGATATTGAAGAATTGATCCTTAATGGTAATACAGCGTCATCTGATGCTTACCTCGCTCAGCTAGATGGTATCCGTAAACAAGCGGAATCCCATATCGTAGATGTAGCTGGCGAACCACTTACACGCCAAGTGTTTAAACAGGGATACAAAGCTGTTCCATCTAAATATTTGCGTATTCCACAAGAATTCCGCTTCTATACGTCCCCAGGGCAAGAAGTTGAATGGAAAGACAAAGTAGCGGATCGTCAAACGAATCTAGGGGATGCGGCTGTACAAGGTGGGCTTTCTTCTGCATTCGGTGTTCCGGTCAAAGGTATTGCAAACATGCAGCCATATGAAATGGGAGAGGACGGCACAGATGTTTCGGACATCTTATTGACTCATCCGAAAAACATTATCCTTGGCTTCTCTCGCAATATTCGTATCGAGGTTGATAAGGACATCCGTAGACGTAAATTCATCATTGTGTTGACTGCGAAGCTCGACAGCAAATTCGAGGAAGAGGATGCTGTTGCTAAGATCATCAAGGTCAAGGAGTGA
- a CDS encoding phage minor head protein, translated as MSKIDQLIKNINTFVQKAESDEVEELKAAVADFPELEDIPSLVEDYEKTIARLFRLQRRTFLNALNGFISKDDSETLESILAFFNNDLFTSDEFAELFGKETAVFLTLTVTQLAEKIMHSIDADIPFKVLSEKTEQWIESWSQELAQLMKLNTHTAIEQTLKEGIKEGRSIQEIELELKDLPEFSRKRARVTAITEVLTASSVAQHESYVQSPAVTGKKWKHSGGKKNQSRDSHVQLDGTIIPLDEEFEIPGSGERCMFPRDTQLTPKERVNCHCAVGPVVDPVILGLSAEEKEAIRESVLKGGE; from the coding sequence ATGAGTAAGATTGATCAGCTGATAAAAAACATCAATACCTTTGTGCAAAAAGCGGAATCGGATGAAGTCGAGGAACTCAAAGCGGCGGTGGCTGATTTCCCTGAACTGGAGGATATACCTTCTTTGGTGGAGGATTATGAGAAAACCATCGCTAGATTGTTCAGATTGCAACGCAGGACGTTTTTGAACGCACTGAATGGTTTTATATCCAAGGATGATTCAGAGACGTTAGAATCAATTCTAGCGTTTTTTAATAATGATCTATTCACTTCAGATGAATTTGCGGAGTTGTTCGGAAAAGAAACGGCTGTTTTTCTAACACTGACTGTCACGCAGCTGGCTGAGAAGATCATGCATTCCATCGATGCAGATATTCCTTTCAAGGTGCTTTCTGAGAAAACTGAACAGTGGATTGAATCATGGTCACAGGAATTGGCGCAGCTGATGAAGCTGAATACTCATACGGCCATTGAGCAAACGTTGAAGGAAGGAATAAAAGAAGGCCGCTCTATCCAAGAGATTGAACTGGAGCTGAAAGACCTTCCTGAATTCAGCCGGAAACGAGCACGTGTAACAGCTATAACTGAAGTGTTGACCGCTTCTTCTGTTGCTCAACATGAATCATATGTACAATCTCCAGCTGTAACGGGGAAGAAGTGGAAGCACAGCGGAGGGAAAAAGAATCAGTCGAGGGATAGTCATGTGCAGCTGGATGGAACGATCATTCCTCTCGATGAGGAATTCGAGATACCAGGCAGCGGAGAGCGATGTATGTTTCCGAGAGATACACAACTCACGCCAAAAGAGCGGGTTAACTGCCATTGTGCGGTTGGACCTGTGGTTGATCCTGTTATTCTAGGACTGTCAGCTGAGGAAAAAGAAGCTATCAGGGAATCTGTTTTGAAAGGAGGTGAATGA
- a CDS encoding DUF3199 family protein: protein MLISPEEVRAYTVFESVKNRSDELLESDIIEAEAEVFKIVGHDFTSEKYQPLPEKARIALIKMAQFFALINGDESIIKGYKSEKIGDYSYTLADGNAISKPDVYNLLIDFIEPIDPPEDPASVRMRLRSL, encoded by the coding sequence ATGCTGATCTCTCCTGAAGAAGTTAGGGCGTATACCGTATTCGAGAGCGTAAAAAACCGCTCAGATGAATTATTGGAAAGTGACATCATTGAGGCTGAAGCTGAGGTATTTAAGATCGTAGGTCATGATTTCACAAGTGAAAAATATCAGCCGCTTCCTGAAAAAGCAAGAATCGCATTGATTAAAATGGCGCAGTTCTTTGCGCTGATCAACGGAGATGAATCAATCATCAAAGGGTACAAGTCAGAAAAGATTGGCGACTACTCTTATACACTGGCAGATGGTAACGCCATATCAAAACCAGATGTGTATAACCTGTTGATAGATTTCATTGAGCCAATTGATCCACCGGAAGATCCGGCAAGTGTAAGAATGAGGTTGAGATCGTTATGA
- a CDS encoding phage tail tube protein, protein MAFKAQNTISGKEGRLFLDGEEMAFIKTFEANVEKNKSEVNVMGRRMTGHKTTGANGTGTATFYKVTSRFVQLMLNYVKKGQDPYFTIQAVLDDKSSGRGTERVTLFDVNFDSAKIAGLDVDSEALEEEVPFTFEDFDLPEKLKDSF, encoded by the coding sequence ATGGCTTTTAAAGCGCAGAATACCATTTCAGGTAAGGAAGGACGTCTTTTCCTCGATGGCGAGGAAATGGCGTTCATCAAAACGTTTGAGGCAAACGTGGAGAAGAATAAATCAGAAGTTAACGTTATGGGCCGTCGTATGACAGGGCACAAGACAACCGGTGCAAATGGTACTGGCACAGCGACTTTCTATAAGGTTACATCACGTTTCGTTCAGTTGATGTTAAATTACGTGAAGAAGGGACAAGATCCGTACTTTACGATTCAAGCTGTACTGGATGACAAATCATCCGGCCGAGGCACAGAGCGTGTCACATTGTTTGATGTGAACTTCGATTCTGCAAAGATCGCGGGGCTTGATGTGGATTCAGAAGCGCTAGAAGAAGAGGTTCCTTTCACGTTTGAGGACTTTGATCTTCCTGAAAAGCTGAAGGATAGTTTTTAA
- a CDS encoding putative holin-like toxin → MIAFGIYTLSILTLVVGLLTLFKKKK, encoded by the coding sequence ATGATTGCTTTTGGGATTTATACCCTAAGCATTTTGACTTTAGTCGTGGGATTGTTGACACTATTTAAAAAGAAAAAATAG
- a CDS encoding YqbF domain-containing protein, with amino-acid sequence MYSAVLIKGKTYAVMGHVFLVNQVKDIEKKVYQYLDGNEFFICKEVKAPVDDIMKEEEEPAQEAKIYSETELKGMNKTEQEAIIIDLGGDPSQLKDKSERIAFILDHQQQQEKAGE; translated from the coding sequence ATGTATTCAGCGGTTTTGATCAAGGGAAAGACATACGCTGTGATGGGGCATGTCTTTCTTGTTAACCAAGTTAAGGATATTGAGAAAAAAGTTTATCAATATCTCGATGGCAATGAGTTTTTCATTTGTAAAGAAGTGAAAGCTCCTGTTGATGATATAATGAAAGAGGAAGAAGAACCGGCACAAGAAGCAAAAATCTACTCTGAAACTGAATTGAAGGGCATGAACAAAACTGAACAAGAAGCCATTATTATTGATCTTGGCGGCGATCCGTCTCAGCTCAAAGATAAGAGTGAAAGAATTGCCTTCATCCTCGATCATCAACAGCAACAAGAAAAAGCAGGAGAGTAA
- a CDS encoding phage tail sheath family protein, producing the protein MNGGTFTPGTEKKRPGIYFNFKTTAQQRITLGDRGTVALPITMSWGEPKTFISISGMEDLNKKVGLNIDDKSLLLFREAKKKAQTVLLYRLNEGEPAKAQISENFNVLANYGGQKGNEVTIQVTENVLDSSKRDVVTYVGTDIVDKQVVTDVKELKQNKYVSFSGEGEVTITAGVTLSGGKNGVPSVADYTAFLEEAETEYFDVIALPNNTSEQLKATFVAFIKRLRDDQGRKVQGVVANYAADHEGIINVTSGVVLEDGTEITPAKATAWVAGASAGANFNQSLTFVEYEGAVDTLERLDNDQVEYRLSQGEFLFTFDARDRTVSVEKDINSLTSYTTEKNKTFGKNKIIRVLDAINNDLTRELKDLIKLRKANGNDIPASDDGLQLVKTLITQYLTQLQDGSGITGFDSETDIVIALNEDRDGFLIDLAVQPVDAAEKFYFNVEVK; encoded by the coding sequence ATGAATGGAGGTACTTTTACACCAGGCACAGAAAAGAAACGCCCTGGTATCTACTTCAATTTCAAAACCACAGCACAGCAGCGTATCACGTTAGGTGATCGCGGCACCGTTGCACTCCCAATCACAATGAGTTGGGGAGAGCCTAAGACGTTCATCTCTATCTCTGGCATGGAGGACTTAAATAAAAAAGTCGGATTAAACATCGATGACAAATCACTGCTTCTTTTCCGAGAAGCGAAGAAAAAAGCACAAACAGTCTTGCTTTATCGCCTGAATGAAGGCGAACCTGCAAAGGCTCAGATCAGCGAGAATTTCAATGTGCTTGCCAATTATGGCGGACAGAAAGGTAATGAGGTCACGATCCAAGTCACTGAAAACGTATTGGATAGCTCCAAGCGTGATGTGGTGACTTACGTTGGTACAGACATTGTTGATAAGCAGGTTGTCACTGATGTCAAAGAGCTGAAGCAAAACAAATATGTTTCGTTCTCTGGTGAAGGTGAAGTGACAATCACCGCTGGCGTAACACTAAGCGGTGGGAAAAACGGCGTGCCAAGTGTCGCAGACTATACAGCTTTTTTAGAAGAAGCTGAAACAGAATACTTTGACGTAATAGCGCTGCCTAATAACACTAGCGAGCAGTTAAAAGCGACATTTGTGGCTTTCATTAAGCGGTTGCGTGATGATCAAGGGCGTAAGGTGCAAGGCGTTGTGGCTAACTACGCAGCTGATCATGAAGGAATTATCAATGTCACAAGCGGTGTCGTGCTAGAAGATGGCACAGAGATCACCCCAGCCAAAGCAACTGCATGGGTTGCCGGTGCATCTGCAGGCGCAAACTTCAATCAGTCATTAACCTTTGTGGAATATGAAGGGGCTGTGGATACGTTAGAACGCCTTGATAATGATCAAGTGGAATACCGCTTATCACAAGGCGAATTCTTGTTTACGTTTGATGCGCGTGATCGCACAGTAAGCGTTGAGAAGGACATCAACTCTCTGACAAGTTATACAACCGAGAAAAACAAGACATTCGGTAAAAACAAGATCATTCGTGTGCTCGATGCGATCAACAATGATCTCACACGTGAATTGAAGGATCTGATTAAGTTACGCAAAGCAAATGGCAATGACATTCCGGCATCTGATGATGGGTTGCAGCTGGTGAAAACACTCATCACGCAATATCTCACGCAACTCCAAGATGGAAGCGGCATTACAGGCTTTGATTCTGAAACAGATATCGTAATTGCTCTTAATGAAGATCGTGACGGTTTCTTGATTGATCTAGCTGTTCAACCTGTTGATGCAGCTGAAAAATTCTATTTCAATGTAGAGGTGAAATAA
- a CDS encoding PBSX family phage terminase large subunit — MEKEVNPHFEDFLFDWELKFQFLVGGYGSSKSYHIALKLILKLLDEKRTALVIREVYDTHRDSTFSLFEEIVNDLGLDHVIQCRTSPLMLKFHNGSRIIFKGLDKPAKLKSINNISIIWIEECSEVKYEGFKELLGRLRHPTMDLHMILSTNPVGQDNWTYRHFFKDDQNNRFILDDERLYKERTIAINDTYYHHSTAEDNLFLPVSYIKQLDELKEYDPDLYRIARKGHFGINGIRVLPQFEVQPHEDVMLAISNINRPLLRAGMDFGFVDSYNAVVRLAVDHEKKYLYIYWEYYDRGKTDDVTVEDLKEFIETKELIKADNEQKTIAYFRKMGYNMVPAHKFQGSRLQYTKKIKRFKKIICSDSCKNTIYELQPLTYKTDKRGNIIEDEFQIDPHTFSAIWYALDDYEVTDLKEQPKERVRPNRERRSMRRL; from the coding sequence ATGGAGAAGGAAGTCAATCCACACTTTGAAGATTTTCTCTTTGACTGGGAACTGAAGTTTCAGTTCCTAGTGGGTGGTTACGGTTCATCTAAAAGCTATCATATTGCCCTGAAGCTCATCTTAAAGTTGCTAGATGAAAAGAGAACAGCCCTGGTTATTCGTGAAGTCTATGATACGCACAGAGATTCCACGTTTTCTTTATTTGAAGAGATCGTGAATGATCTTGGCCTCGATCATGTCATTCAATGCCGGACATCACCGCTCATGCTTAAATTCCATAACGGGAGCCGGATCATTTTCAAAGGGTTGGACAAGCCCGCCAAGCTGAAGTCGATCAACAACATCTCGATCATATGGATTGAAGAATGTTCAGAAGTGAAGTATGAGGGATTCAAGGAGCTGCTTGGTCGTTTGCGTCACCCGACTATGGATTTACACATGATCCTATCAACGAACCCTGTCGGTCAGGATAATTGGACGTACAGACATTTCTTTAAGGACGATCAAAATAACCGATTTATCCTGGACGATGAAAGGTTATACAAAGAGCGAACGATCGCTATCAACGATACGTACTATCACCACTCGACGGCAGAAGATAACCTATTTCTACCTGTGAGCTATATCAAGCAGCTGGACGAACTAAAGGAATACGATCCCGACCTTTATCGAATTGCCCGAAAAGGTCATTTTGGCATAAACGGAATTCGTGTTCTGCCACAATTCGAGGTGCAGCCGCATGAAGATGTGATGCTGGCCATCTCAAATATCAATCGTCCTTTGCTTAGAGCGGGCATGGACTTTGGTTTCGTTGATTCATATAACGCTGTGGTTAGGTTGGCTGTCGATCACGAGAAGAAGTATCTATATATCTATTGGGAGTATTACGATCGCGGTAAAACTGATGATGTCACAGTTGAGGACTTGAAAGAGTTCATTGAAACAAAAGAGCTGATAAAGGCAGACAACGAACAAAAGACAATCGCATATTTCCGCAAGATGGGATACAACATGGTCCCGGCTCATAAGTTTCAGGGATCACGCTTGCAGTATACCAAGAAGATCAAGCGGTTTAAGAAGATCATTTGTTCCGACTCATGCAAAAACACGATCTATGAGCTTCAGCCGCTCACGTACAAGACAGACAAGCGTGGCAATATCATAGAGGACGAGTTTCAGATTGACCCACATACTTTTTCAGCCATCTGGTATGCGTTAGATGACTATGAAGTCACCGATCTGAAAGAGCAGCCTAAAGAGCGTGTCCGTCCAAACAGAGAAAGGAGGTCGATGAGAAGGCTATGA
- a CDS encoding XkdF-like putative serine protease domain-containing protein yields MPRELINAKITHVSYVDKAANQKQFFFMKSEKENDFEKQIKVIAKADDAQRLVYGIVYEPNVADAHGDYMTPEEIEKAAHGFLKDAREIDKQHDFEGGVGEVVESYIAPSDFEMGEEIIKKGSWVLVTKASDEIWEQIQKGEITGYSMAGTADIGKQEREPASEEKGLFSLLKNFFLSKGEVKNRYDKGRMRREFWAAQEALNSVLYKWDSYDDEDLETDPDKVRSALQDFVEITQEILLTDDLAGIQTDPPEEVAKAGKKFSAANLNELKNARAAIDNLLSQAEEKEEEEVKKEDLQKMLEETIAPVVKRLDDLEKGEGEKQPDPQEKQIDEEVAKEMAAAVEKALAPVVERVEALEKARPQGNGVGDQQQDLQKSVFDGLL; encoded by the coding sequence TTGCCACGCGAATTGATTAATGCGAAGATCACACACGTTTCATACGTGGACAAGGCTGCTAATCAAAAGCAGTTCTTTTTTATGAAGTCAGAAAAAGAAAATGACTTTGAAAAACAAATCAAAGTCATTGCCAAAGCTGATGATGCACAGCGTCTTGTGTACGGTATTGTATACGAACCAAACGTTGCCGATGCACATGGGGATTACATGACACCAGAAGAAATCGAAAAAGCCGCTCATGGGTTCCTGAAGGATGCACGTGAGATCGACAAGCAGCACGATTTTGAGGGCGGTGTCGGGGAAGTCGTTGAATCTTATATCGCTCCTTCCGACTTTGAAATGGGCGAAGAGATTATCAAGAAAGGCTCGTGGGTCCTTGTGACAAAAGCATCTGATGAAATCTGGGAACAGATTCAAAAGGGCGAGATCACCGGATATTCTATGGCCGGTACAGCAGACATAGGAAAACAAGAGCGTGAGCCAGCTTCTGAAGAGAAGGGGCTTTTTTCTTTGCTCAAAAACTTCTTTTTATCAAAAGGAGAAGTAAAGAACCGATACGACAAAGGCCGCATGCGTCGTGAGTTTTGGGCGGCACAAGAGGCGCTGAATTCCGTTTTGTATAAATGGGATTCTTACGACGATGAAGACTTGGAGACTGATCCTGACAAGGTTAGGTCAGCACTGCAAGATTTTGTGGAAATCACACAAGAGATTTTGCTTACTGATGACTTAGCGGGAATCCAGACTGATCCACCTGAAGAAGTCGCAAAAGCAGGTAAAAAGTTTTCAGCTGCTAACCTGAATGAGCTAAAAAATGCAAGAGCCGCTATTGACAACTTGCTAAGTCAAGCGGAAGAGAAGGAGGAAGAAGAAGTGAAAAAAGAAGATCTGCAAAAGATGCTAGAGGAAACAATTGCACCGGTTGTAAAGCGTCTGGATGACCTTGAAAAAGGAGAAGGCGAGAAGCAACCTGATCCGCAAGAAAAACAAATTGATGAAGAGGTCGCAAAAGAAATGGCCGCAGCTGTAGAAAAGGCATTGGCTCCAGTTGTTGAACGAGTCGAAGCACTGGAAAAAGCACGTCCGCAAGGTAATGGTGTAGGAGATCAACAACAAGACTTACAAAAATCTGTATTTGATGGCTTGCTTTAA
- a CDS encoding HK97 gp10 family phage protein — translation MRIDGLDQFIEDLNAAVNGGLQAEYEEWLEAMGYEFLDIVQDEVIRTKTVDARRLLNSFQKGDQENVFSMSSGGLTLDVGTNLEYASYTNDGHFTIDPSKNQDRRWVPGRWVGDRFEYDPNAETGMLLKFQWVEGSGYWDNALSIFEQMFEQSLDRKLQQWIDQQFGR, via the coding sequence ATGAGGATTGATGGTCTTGATCAGTTCATAGAGGATTTGAATGCAGCTGTTAATGGCGGCTTGCAAGCTGAATATGAAGAATGGTTGGAAGCGATGGGTTATGAGTTCCTAGACATCGTTCAAGATGAAGTTATCCGTACAAAAACAGTGGATGCTCGGCGTTTGCTTAACTCATTCCAAAAGGGAGACCAAGAAAACGTCTTTTCAATGAGCAGTGGCGGTCTCACCCTAGATGTAGGGACCAACTTAGAATACGCATCGTACACAAACGATGGTCACTTTACCATTGATCCCTCCAAGAATCAGGACAGACGTTGGGTTCCTGGCAGATGGGTTGGTGATCGTTTTGAATATGACCCAAATGCCGAAACAGGGATGCTCTTGAAATTTCAATGGGTTGAGGGCAGCGGCTATTGGGATAATGCATTATCCATCTTTGAACAGATGTTTGAACAATCATTGGACCGCAAGCTGCAGCAATGGATTGATCAACAATTTGGGCGGTGA